The following coding sequences lie in one Cotesia glomerata isolate CgM1 linkage group LG5, MPM_Cglom_v2.3, whole genome shotgun sequence genomic window:
- the LOC123264610 gene encoding AP-1 complex subunit gamma-1 isoform X16: MNASEHGFNPAFNMASIKQAFNEAVERVRMPAPTRLRDLIRQIRAARTAAEERTVVNKECAYIRSTFREEDSVWRCRNIAKLLYIHMLGYPAHFGQLECLKLIASTRFTDKRIGYLGAMLLLDERQDVHLLITNCLKNDLNSTTQFVIGLALCTLGAIASPGMARDLAAEVERLMKSPNAYIRKKAALCAFRIIRRVPELMEMFLPATRSLLTEKNHGVLITGVTLITEMCENSIDTLNHFKKIVPNLVRILKNLILAGYSPEHDVSGVSDPFLQVKILRLLRILGHNDVETSEAMNDILAQVATNTETSKNVGNTILYETVLSIMDIKSESGLRVLAVNILGRFLLNNDKNIRYVALNTLLKTVYVDTSAVQRHRSTILECLKDPDVSIRRRAMELSFALVNTSNIKNMMKELLLFLERADPEFKAQCSSNIVMSAERYAPNKRWHLETLFKVLVAAGNYVRDDVVACTIQLISETQTQQAYAVNALWHALEKDTFDKQPLAQVATWCIGEYGDLLLYAQPHEDVEAPVNLTEDDVIDVYQRLLWSPQNTVITKQYTLLSLTKLSTRFQCGNEKIRQIIDTFGSNLHIELQQRGIEFSQLFRKYDHLRLALLERMPPMETAKPQANGIIGIANGDQDVEEEKPPIEQVSASTDSSALLDLLGSSDLGMPSISSPTTTALPAITPVTNNNLLDLLGGLDLSTTPASPASVIGQIQSPSQPFGPSTNFMVDGLLNSTAQNDAQTMVIFDNNGLKITFTVERPDDLPDLLVINMTAVNSNIISLTDFVFSAAVPRAFQLQMLSPSGTVIAPSGQVTQVLKVSSLNNGVLRMRLRISYTGPSGPVLEQTEVNNFPLMGVQ, from the exons ATGAATGCTTCAGAACATGG ATTTAACCCAGCATTTAATATGGCTTCCATAAAACAGGCGTTTAATGAAGCTGTTGAAAGAG TGAGAATGCCAGCACCAACGAGATTACGGGATTTAATCAGACAAATAAGGGCTGCTCGTACAGCTGCTGAAGAACGCACGGTGGTTAATAAGGAGTGTGCATACATAAGATCAACATTTCGTGAAGAAGACAGTGTTTGGAGATGTAGAAATATTGCAAAACTTCTTTACATCCATATGTTAGG TTATCCTGCTCATTTTGGTCAACTAGAATGTCTCAAACTTATTGCATCGACGAGATTTACCGATAAACGTATTGGTTACTTAGGTGCAATGTTGCTACTTGATGAAAGACAAGATGTCCATCTTCTTATTACCAATTGtctaaaaaa cGATTTAAATAGCACAACGCAGTTTGTTATTGGTTTAGCTCTATGTACACTGGGCGCTATTGCATCACCTGGTATGGCACGAGATCTTGCCGCTGAAGTTGAACGATTAATGAAATCACCAAATGCatatattagaaaaaaagcTGCACTATGCGCATTTAGAATAATTCGACGCGTTCCAGAGCTAATGGAGATGTTTTTACCAGCAACAAGAAGTTTATTGACGGAAAAAAATCATGGAGTTCTTATTACCGGAGTTACTCTTATTACAGAAATGTGTGAGAACAGCATTGATACgttgaatcattttaaaaag ATTGTTCCGAATCTTGTGAGAATTCTCAAGAACCTGATCCTCGCGGGTTACTCGCCAGAGCATGATGTTTCCGGTGTGTCAGATCCTTTCCTTCAAGTTAAAATTCTTCGATTATTGCGAATCCTTGGTCATAATGATGTCGAAACTTCAGAAGCTATGAATGATATATTAGCTCAAGTAGCTACTAATACAGAAACAAGTAAAAATGTCGGTAATACAATATTATACGAAACAGTGTTATCTATTATGGATATCAAATCAGAGAGTGGATTGAGAGTATTAGCAGTCAACATACTTGGAAGATTTCTACTTAACAATGACAAGAACATCCGTTATGTTGCTTTGAATACTCTTCTTAAAACAGTCTATGTTGATACAAGTGCAGTGCAAAGGCACCGGTCAACAATTCTTGAGTGTCTGAAAGATCCTGACGTATCAATAAGAAGGCGTGCTATGGAATTGAGTTTTGCTCTGGTGAATAcaagtaatattaaaaatatgatgaAAGAACTTCTTTTGTTTCTTGAACGTGCTGATCCTGAATTTAAAGCTCAGTGTAGCAGTAATATTGTTATGTCTGCTGAACGATATGCTCCGAATAAACGTTGGCATCTTGAAACATTGTTCAAAGTCCTTGTGGCTGCTGGTAATTATGTAAGAGACGACGTCGTCGCCTGCACAATTCAACTAATCTCAGAAACTCAAACGCAACAGGCTTATGCAGTAAATGCTCTTTGGCATGCACTTGAGAAAGACACTTTTGATAAACAACCGTTGGCTCAAGTTGCTACATGGTGTATTGGTGAATATGGAGATCTTTTACTTTATGCACAGCCTCACGAAGATGTTGAAGCTCctgttaat ttAACTGAAGATGATGTCATTGATGTTTACCAGAGGTTACTTTGGAGTCCACAAAATACAGTCATAACTAAGCAATATACACTTTTGTcattaacaaaattaagtACGAGATTCCAATGTGGAAATGA AAAGATCCGTCAGATAATTGACACATTCGGCAGCAATCTTCATATCGAATTACAACAACGAGGTATTGAATTTTCACAACTTTTCCGCAAGTATGATCATCTGAGACTAGCATTACTGGAACGAATGCCACCTATGGAAACAGCTAAACCTCAAGCGAATGGGATTATCGGTATAGCTAATGGAGATCAAGATGTTGAAGAAGAGAAACCACCAATTGAGCAAGTTTCAGCAAGCACTGATTCAAGTGCTCTCTTAGATCTTCTTGGATCATCAGACTTGGGAATGCCGTCTATTTCTTCTCCAACTACCACAGCATTGCCAGCAATCACTCCGGTTACCAACAACAATCTTTTGGATCTTCTCGGCGGTCTTGATCTAAGCACTACACCTGCTTCTCCTGCATCAGTAATCGGTCAAATTCAATCACCATCACAACCTTTCGGCCCTTCAACAAACTTTATGGTTGATGGACTTCTCAATTCGACTGCTCAAAATGACGCTCAAACGATggttatttttgataacaaTGGCTTAAAGATCACATTTACAGTTGAGCGTCCTGATGATTTGCCTGATCTACTTGTTATCAATATGACTGCtgtaaattcaaatattatatCACTTACAGACTTTGTATTTTCAGCAGCAGTTCCTAGG gCATTCCAATTGCAAATGCTTTCACCGTCTGGTACAGTGATCGCACCTTCTGGACAAGTCACTCAAGTCTTGAAAGTATCGAGTCTGAATAAT ggaGTTCTACGAATGCGCTTACGTATCTCTTATACCGGACCATCGGGCCCAGTATTAGAGCAAAcagaagtaaataattttccgTTGATGGGAGTTCAGTGA
- the LOC123264610 gene encoding AP-1 complex subunit gamma-1 isoform X8, protein MNASEHGFNPAFNMASIKQAFNEAVERVSTVRMPAPTRLRDLIRQIRAARTAAEERTVVNKECAYIRSTFREEDSVWRCRNIAKLLYIHMLGYPAHFGQLECLKLIASTRFTDKRIGYLGAMLLLDERQDVHLLITNCLKNDLNSTTQFVIGLALCTLGAIASPGMARDLAAEVERLMKSPNAYIRKKAALCAFRIIRRVPELMEMFLPATRSLLTEKNHGVLITGVTLITEMCENSIDTLNHFKKECGHREIVPNLVRILKNLILAGYSPEHDVSGVSDPFLQVKILRLLRILGHNDVETSEAMNDILAQVATNTETSKNVGNTILYETVLSIMDIKSESGLRVLAVNILGRFLLNNDKNIRYVALNTLLKTVYVDTSAVQRHRSTILECLKDPDVSIRRRAMELSFALVNTSNIKNMMKELLLFLERADPEFKAQCSSNIVMSAERYAPNKRWHLETLFKVLVAAGNYVRDDVVACTIQLISETQTQQAYAVNALWHALEKDTFDKQPLAQVATWCIGEYGDLLLYAQPHEDVEAPVNLTEDDVIDVYQRLLWSPQNTVITKQYTLLSLTKLSTRFQCGNDRPPRFYRKIRQIIDTFGSNLHIELQQRGIEFSQLFRKYDHLRLALLERMPPMETAKPQANGIIGIANGDQDVEEEKPPIEQVSASTDSSALLDLLGSSDLGMPSISSPTTTALPAITPVTNNNLLDLLGGLDLSTTPASPASVIGQIQSPSQPFGPSTNFMVDGLLNSTAQNDAQTMVIFDNNGLKITFTVERPDDLPDLLVINMTAVNSNIISLTDFVFSAAVPRAFQLQMLSPSGTVIAPSGQVTQVLKVSSLNNGVLRMRLRISYTGPSGPVLEQTEVNNFPLMGVQ, encoded by the exons ATGAATGCTTCAGAACATGG ATTTAACCCAGCATTTAATATGGCTTCCATAAAACAGGCGTTTAATGAAGCTGTTGAAAGAG TATCAACAGTGAGAATGCCAGCACCAACGAGATTACGGGATTTAATCAGACAAATAAGGGCTGCTCGTACAGCTGCTGAAGAACGCACGGTGGTTAATAAGGAGTGTGCATACATAAGATCAACATTTCGTGAAGAAGACAGTGTTTGGAGATGTAGAAATATTGCAAAACTTCTTTACATCCATATGTTAGG TTATCCTGCTCATTTTGGTCAACTAGAATGTCTCAAACTTATTGCATCGACGAGATTTACCGATAAACGTATTGGTTACTTAGGTGCAATGTTGCTACTTGATGAAAGACAAGATGTCCATCTTCTTATTACCAATTGtctaaaaaa cGATTTAAATAGCACAACGCAGTTTGTTATTGGTTTAGCTCTATGTACACTGGGCGCTATTGCATCACCTGGTATGGCACGAGATCTTGCCGCTGAAGTTGAACGATTAATGAAATCACCAAATGCatatattagaaaaaaagcTGCACTATGCGCATTTAGAATAATTCGACGCGTTCCAGAGCTAATGGAGATGTTTTTACCAGCAACAAGAAGTTTATTGACGGAAAAAAATCATGGAGTTCTTATTACCGGAGTTACTCTTATTACAGAAATGTGTGAGAACAGCATTGATACgttgaatcattttaaaaag GAATGCGGCCACCGCGAG ATTGTTCCGAATCTTGTGAGAATTCTCAAGAACCTGATCCTCGCGGGTTACTCGCCAGAGCATGATGTTTCCGGTGTGTCAGATCCTTTCCTTCAAGTTAAAATTCTTCGATTATTGCGAATCCTTGGTCATAATGATGTCGAAACTTCAGAAGCTATGAATGATATATTAGCTCAAGTAGCTACTAATACAGAAACAAGTAAAAATGTCGGTAATACAATATTATACGAAACAGTGTTATCTATTATGGATATCAAATCAGAGAGTGGATTGAGAGTATTAGCAGTCAACATACTTGGAAGATTTCTACTTAACAATGACAAGAACATCCGTTATGTTGCTTTGAATACTCTTCTTAAAACAGTCTATGTTGATACAAGTGCAGTGCAAAGGCACCGGTCAACAATTCTTGAGTGTCTGAAAGATCCTGACGTATCAATAAGAAGGCGTGCTATGGAATTGAGTTTTGCTCTGGTGAATAcaagtaatattaaaaatatgatgaAAGAACTTCTTTTGTTTCTTGAACGTGCTGATCCTGAATTTAAAGCTCAGTGTAGCAGTAATATTGTTATGTCTGCTGAACGATATGCTCCGAATAAACGTTGGCATCTTGAAACATTGTTCAAAGTCCTTGTGGCTGCTGGTAATTATGTAAGAGACGACGTCGTCGCCTGCACAATTCAACTAATCTCAGAAACTCAAACGCAACAGGCTTATGCAGTAAATGCTCTTTGGCATGCACTTGAGAAAGACACTTTTGATAAACAACCGTTGGCTCAAGTTGCTACATGGTGTATTGGTGAATATGGAGATCTTTTACTTTATGCACAGCCTCACGAAGATGTTGAAGCTCctgttaat ttAACTGAAGATGATGTCATTGATGTTTACCAGAGGTTACTTTGGAGTCCACAAAATACAGTCATAACTAAGCAATATACACTTTTGTcattaacaaaattaagtACGAGATTCCAATGTGGAAATGA TAGACCTCCTCGATTTTACAGAAAGATCCGTCAGATAATTGACACATTCGGCAGCAATCTTCATATCGAATTACAACAACGAGGTATTGAATTTTCACAACTTTTCCGCAAGTATGATCATCTGAGACTAGCATTACTGGAACGAATGCCACCTATGGAAACAGCTAAACCTCAAGCGAATGGGATTATCGGTATAGCTAATGGAGATCAAGATGTTGAAGAAGAGAAACCACCAATTGAGCAAGTTTCAGCAAGCACTGATTCAAGTGCTCTCTTAGATCTTCTTGGATCATCAGACTTGGGAATGCCGTCTATTTCTTCTCCAACTACCACAGCATTGCCAGCAATCACTCCGGTTACCAACAACAATCTTTTGGATCTTCTCGGCGGTCTTGATCTAAGCACTACACCTGCTTCTCCTGCATCAGTAATCGGTCAAATTCAATCACCATCACAACCTTTCGGCCCTTCAACAAACTTTATGGTTGATGGACTTCTCAATTCGACTGCTCAAAATGACGCTCAAACGATggttatttttgataacaaTGGCTTAAAGATCACATTTACAGTTGAGCGTCCTGATGATTTGCCTGATCTACTTGTTATCAATATGACTGCtgtaaattcaaatattatatCACTTACAGACTTTGTATTTTCAGCAGCAGTTCCTAGG gCATTCCAATTGCAAATGCTTTCACCGTCTGGTACAGTGATCGCACCTTCTGGACAAGTCACTCAAGTCTTGAAAGTATCGAGTCTGAATAAT ggaGTTCTACGAATGCGCTTACGTATCTCTTATACCGGACCATCGGGCCCAGTATTAGAGCAAAcagaagtaaataattttccgTTGATGGGAGTTCAGTGA
- the LOC123264610 gene encoding AP-1 complex subunit gamma-1 isoform X11 — protein sequence MLQNMVSTVRMPAPTRLRDLIRQIRAARTAAEERTVVNKECAYIRSTFREEDSVWRCRNIAKLLYIHMLGYPAHFGQLECLKLIASTRFTDKRIGYLGAMLLLDERQDVHLLITNCLKNDLNSTTQFVIGLALCTLGAIASPGMARDLAAEVERLMKSPNAYIRKKAALCAFRIIRRVPELMEMFLPATRSLLTEKNHGVLITGVTLITEMCENSIDTLNHFKKECGHREIVPNLVRILKNLILAGYSPEHDVSGVSDPFLQVKILRLLRILGHNDVETSEAMNDILAQVATNTETSKNVGNTILYETVLSIMDIKSESGLRVLAVNILGRFLLNNDKNIRYVALNTLLKTVYVDTSAVQRHRSTILECLKDPDVSIRRRAMELSFALVNTSNIKNMMKELLLFLERADPEFKAQCSSNIVMSAERYAPNKRWHLETLFKVLVAAGNYVRDDVVACTIQLISETQTQQAYAVNALWHALEKDTFDKQPLAQVATWCIGEYGDLLLYAQPHEDVEAPVNLTEDDVIDVYQRLLWSPQNTVITKQYTLLSLTKLSTRFQCGNDRPPRFYRKIRQIIDTFGSNLHIELQQRGIEFSQLFRKYDHLRLALLERMPPMETAKPQANGIIGIANGDQDVEEEKPPIEQVSASTDSSALLDLLGSSDLGMPSISSPTTTALPAITPVTNNNLLDLLGGLDLSTTPASPASVIGQIQSPSQPFGPSTNFMVDGLLNSTAQNDAQTMVIFDNNGLKITFTVERPDDLPDLLVINMTAVNSNIISLTDFVFSAAVPRAFQLQMLSPSGTVIAPSGQVTQVLKVSSLNNGVLRMRLRISYTGPSGPVLEQTEVNNFPLMGVQ from the exons ATGCTTCAGAACATGG TATCAACAGTGAGAATGCCAGCACCAACGAGATTACGGGATTTAATCAGACAAATAAGGGCTGCTCGTACAGCTGCTGAAGAACGCACGGTGGTTAATAAGGAGTGTGCATACATAAGATCAACATTTCGTGAAGAAGACAGTGTTTGGAGATGTAGAAATATTGCAAAACTTCTTTACATCCATATGTTAGG TTATCCTGCTCATTTTGGTCAACTAGAATGTCTCAAACTTATTGCATCGACGAGATTTACCGATAAACGTATTGGTTACTTAGGTGCAATGTTGCTACTTGATGAAAGACAAGATGTCCATCTTCTTATTACCAATTGtctaaaaaa cGATTTAAATAGCACAACGCAGTTTGTTATTGGTTTAGCTCTATGTACACTGGGCGCTATTGCATCACCTGGTATGGCACGAGATCTTGCCGCTGAAGTTGAACGATTAATGAAATCACCAAATGCatatattagaaaaaaagcTGCACTATGCGCATTTAGAATAATTCGACGCGTTCCAGAGCTAATGGAGATGTTTTTACCAGCAACAAGAAGTTTATTGACGGAAAAAAATCATGGAGTTCTTATTACCGGAGTTACTCTTATTACAGAAATGTGTGAGAACAGCATTGATACgttgaatcattttaaaaag GAATGCGGCCACCGCGAG ATTGTTCCGAATCTTGTGAGAATTCTCAAGAACCTGATCCTCGCGGGTTACTCGCCAGAGCATGATGTTTCCGGTGTGTCAGATCCTTTCCTTCAAGTTAAAATTCTTCGATTATTGCGAATCCTTGGTCATAATGATGTCGAAACTTCAGAAGCTATGAATGATATATTAGCTCAAGTAGCTACTAATACAGAAACAAGTAAAAATGTCGGTAATACAATATTATACGAAACAGTGTTATCTATTATGGATATCAAATCAGAGAGTGGATTGAGAGTATTAGCAGTCAACATACTTGGAAGATTTCTACTTAACAATGACAAGAACATCCGTTATGTTGCTTTGAATACTCTTCTTAAAACAGTCTATGTTGATACAAGTGCAGTGCAAAGGCACCGGTCAACAATTCTTGAGTGTCTGAAAGATCCTGACGTATCAATAAGAAGGCGTGCTATGGAATTGAGTTTTGCTCTGGTGAATAcaagtaatattaaaaatatgatgaAAGAACTTCTTTTGTTTCTTGAACGTGCTGATCCTGAATTTAAAGCTCAGTGTAGCAGTAATATTGTTATGTCTGCTGAACGATATGCTCCGAATAAACGTTGGCATCTTGAAACATTGTTCAAAGTCCTTGTGGCTGCTGGTAATTATGTAAGAGACGACGTCGTCGCCTGCACAATTCAACTAATCTCAGAAACTCAAACGCAACAGGCTTATGCAGTAAATGCTCTTTGGCATGCACTTGAGAAAGACACTTTTGATAAACAACCGTTGGCTCAAGTTGCTACATGGTGTATTGGTGAATATGGAGATCTTTTACTTTATGCACAGCCTCACGAAGATGTTGAAGCTCctgttaat ttAACTGAAGATGATGTCATTGATGTTTACCAGAGGTTACTTTGGAGTCCACAAAATACAGTCATAACTAAGCAATATACACTTTTGTcattaacaaaattaagtACGAGATTCCAATGTGGAAATGA TAGACCTCCTCGATTTTACAGAAAGATCCGTCAGATAATTGACACATTCGGCAGCAATCTTCATATCGAATTACAACAACGAGGTATTGAATTTTCACAACTTTTCCGCAAGTATGATCATCTGAGACTAGCATTACTGGAACGAATGCCACCTATGGAAACAGCTAAACCTCAAGCGAATGGGATTATCGGTATAGCTAATGGAGATCAAGATGTTGAAGAAGAGAAACCACCAATTGAGCAAGTTTCAGCAAGCACTGATTCAAGTGCTCTCTTAGATCTTCTTGGATCATCAGACTTGGGAATGCCGTCTATTTCTTCTCCAACTACCACAGCATTGCCAGCAATCACTCCGGTTACCAACAACAATCTTTTGGATCTTCTCGGCGGTCTTGATCTAAGCACTACACCTGCTTCTCCTGCATCAGTAATCGGTCAAATTCAATCACCATCACAACCTTTCGGCCCTTCAACAAACTTTATGGTTGATGGACTTCTCAATTCGACTGCTCAAAATGACGCTCAAACGATggttatttttgataacaaTGGCTTAAAGATCACATTTACAGTTGAGCGTCCTGATGATTTGCCTGATCTACTTGTTATCAATATGACTGCtgtaaattcaaatattatatCACTTACAGACTTTGTATTTTCAGCAGCAGTTCCTAGG gCATTCCAATTGCAAATGCTTTCACCGTCTGGTACAGTGATCGCACCTTCTGGACAAGTCACTCAAGTCTTGAAAGTATCGAGTCTGAATAAT ggaGTTCTACGAATGCGCTTACGTATCTCTTATACCGGACCATCGGGCCCAGTATTAGAGCAAAcagaagtaaataattttccgTTGATGGGAGTTCAGTGA
- the LOC123264610 gene encoding AP-1 complex subunit gamma-1 isoform X12, with protein MPAPTRLRDLIRQIRAARTAAEERTVVNKECAYIRSTFREEDSVWRCRNIAKLLYIHMLGYPAHFGQLECLKLIASTRFTDKRIGYLGAMLLLDERQDVHLLITNCLKNDLNSTTQFVIGLALCTLGAIASPGMARDLAAEVERLMKSPNAYIRKKAALCAFRIIRRVPELMEMFLPATRSLLTEKNHGVLITGVTLITEMCENSIDTLNHFKKECGHREIVPNLVRILKNLILAGYSPEHDVSGVSDPFLQVKILRLLRILGHNDVETSEAMNDILAQVATNTETSKNVGNTILYETVLSIMDIKSESGLRVLAVNILGRFLLNNDKNIRYVALNTLLKTVYVDTSAVQRHRSTILECLKDPDVSIRRRAMELSFALVNTSNIKNMMKELLLFLERADPEFKAQCSSNIVMSAERYAPNKRWHLETLFKVLVAAGNYVRDDVVACTIQLISETQTQQAYAVNALWHALEKDTFDKQPLAQVATWCIGEYGDLLLYAQPHEDVEAPVNLTEDDVIDVYQRLLWSPQNTVITKQYTLLSLTKLSTRFQCGNDRPPRFYRKIRQIIDTFGSNLHIELQQRGIEFSQLFRKYDHLRLALLERMPPMETAKPQANGIIGIANGDQDVEEEKPPIEQVSASTDSSALLDLLGSSDLGMPSISSPTTTALPAITPVTNNNLLDLLGGLDLSTTPASPASVIGQIQSPSQPFGPSTNFMVDGLLNSTAQNDAQTMVIFDNNGLKITFTVERPDDLPDLLVINMTAVNSNIISLTDFVFSAAVPRAFQLQMLSPSGTVIAPSGQVTQVLKVSSLNNGVLRMRLRISYTGPSGPVLEQTEVNNFPLMGVQ; from the exons ATGCCAGCACCAACGAGATTACGGGATTTAATCAGACAAATAAGGGCTGCTCGTACAGCTGCTGAAGAACGCACGGTGGTTAATAAGGAGTGTGCATACATAAGATCAACATTTCGTGAAGAAGACAGTGTTTGGAGATGTAGAAATATTGCAAAACTTCTTTACATCCATATGTTAGG TTATCCTGCTCATTTTGGTCAACTAGAATGTCTCAAACTTATTGCATCGACGAGATTTACCGATAAACGTATTGGTTACTTAGGTGCAATGTTGCTACTTGATGAAAGACAAGATGTCCATCTTCTTATTACCAATTGtctaaaaaa cGATTTAAATAGCACAACGCAGTTTGTTATTGGTTTAGCTCTATGTACACTGGGCGCTATTGCATCACCTGGTATGGCACGAGATCTTGCCGCTGAAGTTGAACGATTAATGAAATCACCAAATGCatatattagaaaaaaagcTGCACTATGCGCATTTAGAATAATTCGACGCGTTCCAGAGCTAATGGAGATGTTTTTACCAGCAACAAGAAGTTTATTGACGGAAAAAAATCATGGAGTTCTTATTACCGGAGTTACTCTTATTACAGAAATGTGTGAGAACAGCATTGATACgttgaatcattttaaaaag GAATGCGGCCACCGCGAG ATTGTTCCGAATCTTGTGAGAATTCTCAAGAACCTGATCCTCGCGGGTTACTCGCCAGAGCATGATGTTTCCGGTGTGTCAGATCCTTTCCTTCAAGTTAAAATTCTTCGATTATTGCGAATCCTTGGTCATAATGATGTCGAAACTTCAGAAGCTATGAATGATATATTAGCTCAAGTAGCTACTAATACAGAAACAAGTAAAAATGTCGGTAATACAATATTATACGAAACAGTGTTATCTATTATGGATATCAAATCAGAGAGTGGATTGAGAGTATTAGCAGTCAACATACTTGGAAGATTTCTACTTAACAATGACAAGAACATCCGTTATGTTGCTTTGAATACTCTTCTTAAAACAGTCTATGTTGATACAAGTGCAGTGCAAAGGCACCGGTCAACAATTCTTGAGTGTCTGAAAGATCCTGACGTATCAATAAGAAGGCGTGCTATGGAATTGAGTTTTGCTCTGGTGAATAcaagtaatattaaaaatatgatgaAAGAACTTCTTTTGTTTCTTGAACGTGCTGATCCTGAATTTAAAGCTCAGTGTAGCAGTAATATTGTTATGTCTGCTGAACGATATGCTCCGAATAAACGTTGGCATCTTGAAACATTGTTCAAAGTCCTTGTGGCTGCTGGTAATTATGTAAGAGACGACGTCGTCGCCTGCACAATTCAACTAATCTCAGAAACTCAAACGCAACAGGCTTATGCAGTAAATGCTCTTTGGCATGCACTTGAGAAAGACACTTTTGATAAACAACCGTTGGCTCAAGTTGCTACATGGTGTATTGGTGAATATGGAGATCTTTTACTTTATGCACAGCCTCACGAAGATGTTGAAGCTCctgttaat ttAACTGAAGATGATGTCATTGATGTTTACCAGAGGTTACTTTGGAGTCCACAAAATACAGTCATAACTAAGCAATATACACTTTTGTcattaacaaaattaagtACGAGATTCCAATGTGGAAATGA TAGACCTCCTCGATTTTACAGAAAGATCCGTCAGATAATTGACACATTCGGCAGCAATCTTCATATCGAATTACAACAACGAGGTATTGAATTTTCACAACTTTTCCGCAAGTATGATCATCTGAGACTAGCATTACTGGAACGAATGCCACCTATGGAAACAGCTAAACCTCAAGCGAATGGGATTATCGGTATAGCTAATGGAGATCAAGATGTTGAAGAAGAGAAACCACCAATTGAGCAAGTTTCAGCAAGCACTGATTCAAGTGCTCTCTTAGATCTTCTTGGATCATCAGACTTGGGAATGCCGTCTATTTCTTCTCCAACTACCACAGCATTGCCAGCAATCACTCCGGTTACCAACAACAATCTTTTGGATCTTCTCGGCGGTCTTGATCTAAGCACTACACCTGCTTCTCCTGCATCAGTAATCGGTCAAATTCAATCACCATCACAACCTTTCGGCCCTTCAACAAACTTTATGGTTGATGGACTTCTCAATTCGACTGCTCAAAATGACGCTCAAACGATggttatttttgataacaaTGGCTTAAAGATCACATTTACAGTTGAGCGTCCTGATGATTTGCCTGATCTACTTGTTATCAATATGACTGCtgtaaattcaaatattatatCACTTACAGACTTTGTATTTTCAGCAGCAGTTCCTAGG gCATTCCAATTGCAAATGCTTTCACCGTCTGGTACAGTGATCGCACCTTCTGGACAAGTCACTCAAGTCTTGAAAGTATCGAGTCTGAATAAT ggaGTTCTACGAATGCGCTTACGTATCTCTTATACCGGACCATCGGGCCCAGTATTAGAGCAAAcagaagtaaataattttccgTTGATGGGAGTTCAGTGA